The Brachionichthys hirsutus isolate HB-005 chromosome 17, CSIRO-AGI_Bhir_v1, whole genome shotgun sequence genome segment GCACAATTCTCCAGTATCAGATGGATACAGACCGAATGTCAGAGACCCTGACCAAACTCAACAACAGCATGGATCCCACCGCCATCAACAAGATGAGCAAGTCGGCGACACTGCTGCAGCTCGAGGTACAGGGGAAAGCTTTCTGTGTCACGATTACAGAGATCAAATACCGCAAAGTTTATTTGCGtatgaagaggaaaaggaaggaagACGAAGGAAGAAGTGGAAAACGTTATGGGAAAGTCATGCTTTTGGTTTCTTACTGTATATTCATAATATGTTCTCATTTAGttatatgaaaatgtctctgGCTGTTTCTTCCATTGTTTATAGATCGTTTATATAAAAAGGAATTTCTAGGAAATAGCTTCTttgacacaaagaaaaaaaatattatattattaatattatattatcacAGGATAAAGCTGGGTATTCGCTAACATCTACTATAATATGAGCGTTTCCCACCTCCGGCAGGCTGAGGAGAAGACTGTTCAGAACTGTGAGGAGCAGCTGGCAGACCTCAGGAAACGCAGCACCTCCATCAGCCCACTGAAGCAGCGGCGTACCCCCCCAAGAAGGCCCATCATAGTGGAGTCTCTGTGTGACTGGGAGACGAATAAGGTTGGGCTTCTTCACCGTCGATCATTTTGAGAGCGATAAATATCCACATCCGAGGTGTTTCAGTCTTGTCTAAACCTTTGAGGATGTGCCACACAGGCCAACCTGTCAAGAGGGGAAAAGCTATCAATGAAGTCGAACGCCAACCAAGAAGAATGGGACATTATCGTACCTGATGGTTCAACAAAAACCTTCCCAGGAGTATGCTTCCAGATCCCACCACCTGATGGAGAGTCCATTGACAGAGTGGACCAGTAAGTCACGCCACTGTGTCTGCACAACGGTCAAAGCAAGAATATGTCAAAAATCTATTTGTACCTTCCTTTAAATAAATAGGTTGGGTGATGAACTGGCCGAAATCAAGAGGCAAAGAGCTGCTCTGGCAGAATCTGTGAAGAATCACAAACCAGAAGCCGTCAAAGCCCTAAAATCAGGTCATTGTCTTTGAATGGCAACCTTGATTAGAAAACTTTACACAAGTTgcattagatattttttttctttacttcagTCTGCAATCAGATAAGATAATATGTAATTAAATGTTCCTGTTTCCTCATCCAGGCCCAGTGTCATCTGCTCCGGATCCCAAAGCGGTGGCCCTGACTCAGCAGGTGGACAAGCTGGATAGTGACTTGGCCAAAGCTGAACAAAACATGCTGAACCAAATGCGAAGCCCACTGAACCGCTCCGACCGAATTGGAgacctgaagaagaggctgaGGGACCAAGAGGTGAGACGTCACAGAAATCGACTGTAGCTACCGGCCATTCGAAAAAGCCTGTCGTTTTCCAGGACGTTGTATCGTGGCTGCAAATGAGGCAACACATTTTCACGTTTTTGACTTTTCCACGACAAGAATGTCTTAATTCCAAACAAATACCCTTAACAAAGAACTCACGCTCCTATCGCATGTAACATCCACGACTGTTTTCAATCAGTGAGATTTCCTAGCTTCTTTGCAGCCCTAGATGAGTTGGAGTCTTGTTGAACCCTACAGTGTCCGTATTCGAGTCAGTATCTGAAGCTTCTTCACACGTCCCTCACAGGAAGCTGCCAAGGCTCTGCAGGATGCAGAGCGGCAGAAGCTGGCAGCTCAGGCTGATCTGCAACCTCTGCTGTCCAGCAACCCGTCTTCTGATCTGCCACTTAAGCTGAGTGCCGCAGAAAACAAACGGGAGAGACTTGAAGCACTTTCTGACCTCTACAAGAAGAAGTacgcatttattttcttttgaaagtTGCATAAAATGATCTGGAGGAATTTACCACACAGAatgtaaaagacaaaaaagggaaatattCGTCTTGCGTCTGTTATAGTTTCATAGGGGTACATTTCATTGTTACTCAGTCCAGTTATCttggttctttttttatttattttttactattcTTTTTAGGGCGAATGCATCCCTCAACCTTCAGAATCAGATTCAAAAGGTGGATGACCTGGTGTCTGGATTTGAGAGAAAACTGAGTGATGATGGTCCAATTCCTGATTCACCAAATGCCATTAAAGACCGCATTTGGGATGTGCAGGTGAGACAACTTGCAATTCCACATTCCACATCTTCAACCACATACAGTAGGTGACTTTGACTTTGGTGGCTCTCTATATGAAGAACATTGTTTCCAAATGGCATTGGGTTGAATTTTCTCTGAATACTACCTATTTCCTGTTTGAATAACGCCTGCCAAATACATCCATGGAAGCGCTTTGGCAAGCAGGTGATCTAACTCTGCTCTCTGATTGATCGATTCAAAATGTCCAATTCTCTGCACCCTACATTGAGAGAACCCACGGCCACAAGTCCCgagaacctccttgctgtgaggcaacagcgcttaccactgcgccaccgggccgccctacagcaaaaaacaaatgtagttTAATTTTTACACGTGCTACTTGtactaaattaaataaacaaacatctcTGTTGTAAAAAATTTGAACGTTTTCAATATAATTTGAAAAGTGTCAGACACTTCTGTCAGCTTCTGAACAAAGatataaaatgtacaaatacttgGTCAGTTTTTGTTATCGTTTATCACAACACTTTAGAAGAATAGTTTTCACAGATCTCCCACTCAGTGTTCTTTAAATTGCATGTCTTTTTTGCTGTATTCAGACTCAGCAAAAACCTGTGGCAGCAGCACAGGGAGACATGAAGAAGCTGAGTCAGGACCTTGAGATCACAGAAcagctctgcagctctctgCAAAAGGGCTACAATGAAAGCTGTCCAGACATCCAGCGCCAGAAGTCAGATGTCAAGCAGCTGCAGACCCGCTATGCATTCGTGGCCAATGAGCTGCATGATAGGTGAGACTCTGTCTGCGGACAAATCCGTTCAGTCGCATTGGTTGATCAAGAAAACCAGAACAAAGATCATTTTACTCTCTCCGATACACAGATATACatagatatacagtattacacaATTATACAAGTCACAAGAAGAACTAAAAGCGTCACAAAATGATTGCattggaggaaaagaaaaaaattaacatGCATGATATTCTGTGTAAGATATACCGTAACGGTCTATTACTAGATCTTGTGGGGGGTGCGTTGggagtatggggggggggaggtgttccaggcatgtcccactgggaggggGCCCCAGGGAAGACCTaagacatgctggagagactgtttctcggctggcctgggaacgtcTTGGGATTCCCCTGGAAGAGTTGGAGGAGGTGTCTGAggggcaagggaagtctggaaagaGTGAACTTTTTATGTTATTCAAATATATACCAAACACAGTTTCCATAGAAAGGTTATTAGGATCAATGGGGGCCTATTGATGGTGAGCGTTCCATCTATTATGAGCTGCTCCATTTTAtctgtagtttaaaaaaatatttaaaacacataatcTATGAACAAAGTTCGATGGATACCTCAGACAATAATAAAAGTTAGAAAAAGTTACAAGACGAACAAAAGCCAAACCTGAGCTAGTCACCAGTCCGTTAAATGTGAAAGTCATACATGTAGGGATTTTAAAATTCTAAATGTCTGTActattcgttcattttctcagaAAAAATATCTTACAAGCGACTGATGCCAAGAACCAGCAATTCCAGAGCACAAGCAAGTCATTAAACTCCTTCTTGGAAAACCTGCCAACAAACCAGATCAACCGCAGCGATGATTTGTCTCAAGTCACTGACAAGCAGAGATCCCAAGAGGTAACTGTCTCTTATCATACAGAACCTTTATGTGACAATTAACTAATGGCATTTAAGCTTTAATATGAACAGTCACAGCTCTTTATACTTTTCATCATCAAATCTCCTATTATTATATCACAGATGTTAATAATCAATTATACTTTTTAACATCTGTTGAACCCTTCTGTCGTAGAGGGTGATGGATGAcctgaggaggaagggagaggacaTGGACAGAATGTCTGACCAGTCTCGGGATCTGCAGAATTTACTCAATGTAAGATTTATGAATTACAATCATATTGTTTATTAGCAAGATAATGCATCAtaagaaataaattaattttattaCAAAAATTATATAATGCCATTGTCTCGGGTCTGGATttccaataaaaaaatgtgcatAATTGATAAACTGAATATATGACTTTGTCCTCAATCCATCAAGTGTagcatatttttttccccatccaTACAGGAATATGAGTCCAATGCAGAAAGATACAGCAGTTCCCTTGATGATGCACAAGTCAATGTTGCAAGGAAACCGGAAATATTTTCACTGGCTGATGCTGTTGAAAAAGAGGTAAAGACACCCATATTTATAGCATAATAAACAGTATATTTGTTTAATTTGATAGCAGCTAATCGATGCTAATGTTATGCTGTGTCACTTTATTACAGGAAAAGAGTCTGGTCAACCGTTTTGCTGAAACAACTGCTGAAAACACCCAAAGGCAAAAACAGATGGGCTTggctaaaaatataattttacaagTAAGGAAACTGGTAATACTTTGGTTTTCCATCCTTTATATAGCATCTCTTactataaaatattttcttcatgGAACTAACAAAGCTATGTCACAACACAAATCACTGCGTGACAACTTATTGTAGATCAAATAATTTGGTGTTCCTGTGACAGAATGAAGAGAAAGTCCAAATGGTGGCCCAGCAACAAGTCCAGCTTCAAAGCCAACAAAGGAATACATTTGAAGTAAATACTTTGATGAGTGACCTAGACGAAGAGAAGGATAGGAGAACTCATGCCGAGGTAGACCTGAGAACCTTTAAAGAGAGGATGACATCATTGAAAAGCCGTAAAGGAGTGGAGCGCATTGTGGAGAAGGAAATACTCGAGTACTACCGTGACCCAAAACTGCAAAGTGAGCTGACTGATCTGCAAGCCAATGTGAACGAGGAGGTTATGAGACGAAGAATCATACAGACTGACGTTGAAGAGATAAACCAGAAAATCATTCTTGTGGAGGAAAACTTGAAAAACGCTAAACCCAAACTGGTCACCAGAGAGGTAACGGAGTTTGAGAGGGATCCTCAGCTGGATTTGGAACTTGCGAGGCTGAGAGACGAAATCCACAGGGTGAGAGACGACATAGTAGTTAGAGAGGGGGATGAGATTCATATGAAGACAGAAGTCACAATTCTCCAGCAAAAGAAACGTCCTATCAAAGAGAAGATCGTGAAGAAAGAAGTGGTGAAAGTGGAGCAGGATCCAGAAATGCTGAGAGCAGTTCGAACATTTGAGACGGACATTTCCAATGAGGGCAACAGGAGCAAGATTCTTAATGATGAAATATTCCAAACAAGGAGCACGATTAATTCACTTGAGAGGTACATTCCCAACATCAAGCCAAAGGTCATTACtaaggaagtgacaaagattgaACAAGATCCTGAGCTCATCATTGAATCGAAGAGGATTCGAGGAGGTATTGAAGAAGAAATGATTGGAAATAACTCTTTGTCCAGAGACCTGACAGTGCTCCAAAGCCAGTATCAAGAAGTTCAACTCAAGAAGCCGAAAATTGAGGTGAAGGAAACCGTTCATGAGATCTACCGAGTGGATCCCAACACAGAATTGGAGATCGTGCGCCTCCGGAAAAACATACAAGACCTTGACAAGCAACTCTCTGATCAGAACAGGGAGATCTCACTGGTCATGTCTGAGCTGACTGTCCTCCGTAATGAGAAGCCAAAGGTGGAGCTGAAGGAAGTCTACCAAGAGGTGGTCAAGGAGGAGCGAAGCCccgaaaatgagagagagattCAGAGGCTAAATGATCAGCTGAACCATTTACACACCGTTTACAATTCCCTCCTTGACAAAGTGAGGCAACTAAGGCACGATAGAGACGAATGGAAGGCTTTGAGGTCCAAGATAGAGACCAAGGTCATCACCAGAGACGTCATCAAGTATGAACCAGACCCGTTGACGGAGAAAGAAGCTGAACGTTTGAGAAGAGACGTGCGGGATGAGGCACAGGTGAGGCGCACCACTGAGGATATGGTATTTGATTTGCAAAACATCTACATCCagttggagagagagaagcccgAGGAGAAAATAGTCGTACAAGAGGTTGTGCGTGTACAGAGGGACCCGAAGCAGATAGTCGAGCACGAGAAGCTCAGCAGAGACCTGGATGATCAAACAAAGACACGCCGTCAACAAGAGATAGAGTTGCAGCAACTGAAAGCGACGCTGGATAATAAATTGAGGGTCCTCAGAGAGAGTGACGAGCACCAAAGGAGGATTCAGGCCGAATATGAACTCAGAGAGATTCAAATGCGTATCACACAACTGGAAAATGTCCCACCTCCGGTTGAAGAAAGCATTGTAGTCGAGGAGCTACTGAAGGTCGAAAGAGACCCAAAACTGGAGAGGATGTCAAACGGTCTTCGATCAGACATGGACAAAGAAACCAGCAATATCCTGAATCTCCAGAAAGACATCCGTAGCATCACACTAAGGCTTGAGATCCTGCGGAGAGAGAAGTCTGGTGAGAAGACGGTCTACAAAGAGATTGTACGTGTTGAGAAAGACCAGGCTGTTGAAGCAGAGCGGGATCACCTGAGGGAGCAAGTTTCTCAGCAAAAGTTTGGGAGACAGGACCTGGAAGATGAAATTAGACGTGTCAACGATAAGATGACATTTTTGAAGAGCTCCACATCCAGCTCTTCAAGGGAGGAGAATACCCTCATTTTAAACAAAGACGGGTTAATGAGGGAGCGGGAAGACCTCACGCGTGAGCTCAGGGCACTGGAGGCAAGGAGGCAGGAGACCAGTCTGTCtttccagcagcagagcagactAATGAGCGAGAGAGCGCAGATGAGCAGACACAAGAGCCAACGGATGGAATCCGACACCCAGCATCTGGAGAGGGAAATCCTTGATGAAAAAGACAAGATTCATCAGCGGGACATCACCCTCCGGGAACTTCTGCAGCAAATGCAAAGAGAGAACCAAGCCGAGACGAGGACCAAAGAGACCAACGTCTCCACCAAAATCACCATCCTGGATCCAGATACGGGAAAAGACATGTCTCCTTATGACGCCTACCTGCAGGGCCTGATCGATCGCCAGCAGTACATTCAGCTGCAAGAGCTGGAGTGCGACTGGGAAGAGATTACTTCCACCGGCCGGGAAGGGGGCACGTCTGTGTTGCAGGATCGCAAGAGTGGAAAGCAATACTCTATCAATGATGCCCTGAAGGAAGGCAGGCTGACAGAGTACGATGTGCAACAGtacaaaaaaggaaagatgTCCATCTCGGAGTTTGCCTTGCTGGTGGCGGGTGACAATAAGAAGCAAGCAGAGTTCAACTCGGTCATCCCAAAGACCAGCACGACGGTGAAATCAAACATTCCCGCAGTCATCTATCCAGTTGCTGGAATAATGGACACACAGTCTGACACCTGCTTTACAATACGCAGTGCCACCTCACGAAAACTCATCGACTCCACCACGGCCCAAAAGCTTCTGGAGGCTCAGGCGTCAACAGGCGGCATCATTGACATCAGCACCAAAGAGAGATACACAGTTCAGAAGGCAGCAGCCAGAGGCCTCATCGAGGACACTCAACTCCAGAGGCTGCTCAATGCACAAAAGGCCTATTCTGGAATTGAAGAGCCCGTGACCAGAGAATGTCTGTCCGTGGGAGAAGCCGTTCAGAAAGGTTGGATGCCAAAAGATAATGGCACTCGCTACATGGAGATACAGCACCTGACCGGAGGGCTGGTCAATCCCAGAACCGGCAGCCGAATTAGCCTCTCGGATGCCATTGAGTCCAATATGATTGACAGCACAATGCTAAGGGAGATACAGACTGAGTCAAACTACATCAAAGACATTGTAGACCCAATCACGAAGGAGAAAATCAACTACAAACAGGCTCTGGATCGCTGTAAGACAGACCCGAGTTCAGGCTTACCAATGCTGCCTGCCTCCTCCAAAAATTCCAGTTACATTCCATCGTACTACTCGACAAAGCGTGCTATATTCTAGTTGTGTTTACAACATACTTGGAAGTGTTTGGCCTGCGGAGGgatgtggttaaaaaaaaatattactaaTTGATTACAGAATATCCATGTGAAATCAAATGCATTAATTACATTGTACATTTTGATATAGGAAAAGTACTCCTGCTTGGTTGTCTATGTAGCCAAAATGATTGCTGCTTAGCtacatttgtttaaatgtgtgacGTGGGCacgtcttttctttttgaaacaacatacacacacacatatatatattaggtATTAGGGACACTGGGACATGGTGCAATGCTATTAACcaaggttttgtttttcattctgtAATGTTTATCCCCACTTTTACACTcactcttgtttttttcttattgtaTGCAGAAGCAAACAgcaataaatctaaaaaaatatatactggtTGAAGACCGTGGATATTCAGTGCTGTGCAATCTTTTCCCAT includes the following:
- the evpla gene encoding envoplakin a, giving the protein MFKKRKDRLNTRKSAKSTKNDTSNLKTLVTQMQQNADQVEKDILRSEDLLAVDAENDKNDLPVKHQEEISTKLGEAEGLLKTLFLDVDQAKKLGHQEAREIETDVLLLHNRWLKDCSFYRDIYEQIDDVSLMPRIDWGPLFIEKQKAVSADDFGPSMADLEKQIATHNILHKEIEVYNSQLCISSAGSKEQYTTMKKQYNNLLENSNWRRHYLNSLYEYMQNCNKELDFLGEEQSKIKKQDWSDHMADPPDVRRQYENFKNNNLLLHETDVNKIQEEGDRLVEMKHPASETIKVQRDAVRNEWQKFLNLCICQETHLDNVEEYKRYQMDTDRMSETLTKLNNSMDPTAINKMSKSATLLQLEAEEKTVQNCEEQLADLRKRSTSISPLKQRRTPPRRPIIVESLCDWETNKANLSRGEKLSMKSNANQEEWDIIVPDGSTKTFPGVCFQIPPPDGESIDRVDQLGDELAEIKRQRAALAESVKNHKPEAVKALKSGPVSSAPDPKAVALTQQVDKLDSDLAKAEQNMLNQMRSPLNRSDRIGDLKKRLRDQEEAAKALQDAERQKLAAQADLQPLLSSNPSSDLPLKLSAAENKRERLEALSDLYKKKANASLNLQNQIQKVDDLVSGFERKLSDDGPIPDSPNAIKDRIWDVQTQQKPVAAAQGDMKKLSQDLEITEQLCSSLQKGYNESCPDIQRQKSDVKQLQTRYAFVANELHDRKNILQATDAKNQQFQSTSKSLNSFLENLPTNQINRSDDLSQVTDKQRSQERVMDDLRRKGEDMDRMSDQSRDLQNLLNEYESNAERYSSSLDDAQVNVARKPEIFSLADAVEKEEKSLVNRFAETTAENTQRQKQMGLAKNIILQNEEKVQMVAQQQVQLQSQQRNTFEVNTLMSDLDEEKDRRTHAEVDLRTFKERMTSLKSRKGVERIVEKEILEYYRDPKLQSELTDLQANVNEEVMRRRIIQTDVEEINQKIILVEENLKNAKPKLVTREVTEFERDPQLDLELARLRDEIHRVRDDIVVREGDEIHMKTEVTILQQKKRPIKEKIVKKEVVKVEQDPEMLRAVRTFETDISNEGNRSKILNDEIFQTRSTINSLERYIPNIKPKVITKEVTKIEQDPELIIESKRIRGGIEEEMIGNNSLSRDLTVLQSQYQEVQLKKPKIEVKETVHEIYRVDPNTELEIVRLRKNIQDLDKQLSDQNREISLVMSELTVLRNEKPKVELKEVYQEVVKEERSPENEREIQRLNDQLNHLHTVYNSLLDKVRQLRHDRDEWKALRSKIETKVITRDVIKYEPDPLTEKEAERLRRDVRDEAQVRRTTEDMVFDLQNIYIQLEREKPEEKIVVQEVVRVQRDPKQIVEHEKLSRDLDDQTKTRRQQEIELQQLKATLDNKLRVLRESDEHQRRIQAEYELREIQMRITQLENVPPPVEESIVVEELLKVERDPKLERMSNGLRSDMDKETSNILNLQKDIRSITLRLEILRREKSGEKTVYKEIVRVEKDQAVEAERDHLREQVSQQKFGRQDLEDEIRRVNDKMTFLKSSTSSSSREENTLILNKDGLMREREDLTRELRALEARRQETSLSFQQQSRLMSERAQMSRHKSQRMESDTQHLEREILDEKDKIHQRDITLRELLQQMQRENQAETRTKETNVSTKITILDPDTGKDMSPYDAYLQGLIDRQQYIQLQELECDWEEITSTGREGGTSVLQDRKSGKQYSINDALKEGRLTEYDVQQYKKGKMSISEFALLVAGDNKKQAEFNSVIPKTSTTVKSNIPAVIYPVAGIMDTQSDTCFTIRSATSRKLIDSTTAQKLLEAQASTGGIIDISTKERYTVQKAAARGLIEDTQLQRLLNAQKAYSGIEEPVTRECLSVGEAVQKGWMPKDNGTRYMEIQHLTGGLVNPRTGSRISLSDAIESNMIDSTMLREIQTESNYIKDIVDPITKEKINYKQALDRCKTDPSSGLPMLPASSKNSSYIPSYYSTKRAIF